A section of the Triticum dicoccoides isolate Atlit2015 ecotype Zavitan chromosome 7A, WEW_v2.0, whole genome shotgun sequence genome encodes:
- the LOC119331764 gene encoding cytochrome P450 89A2-like: MEDWLFYSLTTMLCLLSSLLLRARARSPSHSATQTPPLPPGPVPLPVLGPLLHLARRDFDLEPVLRRLARAYGPVYSFAPLGLARPMIFVAARGPAHRALVQQGAAFASRPRATAPAAAVLTSGGRNVSSAPYGPTWRVLRRTLASGVLNPARLRAFAPARRWVLDVLLSRIRSGGGVVAVMEPFQYAMFCLLVYMCFGGDRLGDARVRDIEALQRDLLANFLSFQVFSFLPPLTKLVFRRRWSKLVSLRRRQEELFVPLIRARREAGAGGDCYVDSLVRLAIPEDGGRGLTDGEIVSLCSEFLSAGTDTTATALQWILANLVKNPAMQDRLREEVSAAVDGELREEDLQGMPYLKAVVLEGLRRHPPGHYVLPHAAAEETTLDGYRVPAGTPVNFAVGDIGLDEEIWTAPSEFRPERFLPGGEGEDVDLTGSKEIKMMPFGAGRRVCPAMALALLHLEYFMANLVREFEWREEAGEEVDLTEKLEFTVVMRRPLKARAVPLRQGRPIAATCSG, from the coding sequence atggaggaTTGGCTCTTCTACTCGCTCACCACCATGCTCTGCCTCCTCAGCTCGCTGCTGCTGAGGGCCCGGGCCCGCAGCCCGTCCCATTCCGCGACGCAGACGCCGCCGCTGCCTCCAGGTCCGGTGCCGCTGCCGGTTCTGGGCCCGCTGCTCCACCTGGCGCGTCGCGACTTCGACCTGGAGCCCGTGCTGCGGCGCCTCGCGCGGGCCTACGGCCCGGTCTACTCCTTCGCGCCATTGGGGCTGGCGCGGCCGATGATATTCGTCGCGGCGCGAGGCCCGGCCCACCGCGCCCTCGTCCAGCAGGGCGCCGCCTTCGCCTCCCGCCCGCGCGCCaccgctcccgccgccgccgtgctcACCAGCGGCGGCCGCAACGTCAGCTCCGCGCCGTATGGGCCCACCTGGCGCGTGCTCCGTCGCACCCTCGCCTCCGGCGTGCTCAACCCGGCCCGCCTCCGCGCCTTCGCCCCCGCGCGGCGCTGGGTGCTCGACGTCCTCCTCTCCCGCATCCGctccggcggcggcgtcgtcgccGTCATGGAGCCCTTCCAGTACGCCATGTTCTGCCTCCTGGTGTACATGTGCTTCGGCGGCGATCGCCTCGGCGACGCGCGCGTGAGGGACATCGAGGCGCTGCAGCGTGACCTCCTCGCCAACTTCCTCAGCTTCCaggtcttctccttcctcccgccgctcaccaagcttgtcttccgccGCCGGTGGAGCAAGCTCGTCTCGCTGCGCCGGCGGCAGGAGGAGCTCTTCGTCCCGCTCATCCGCGCCAGGAGGGAGGCCGGCGCTGGCGGAGACTGCTACGTGGATTCCCTGGTGAGGCTTGCCATCCCGGAGGATGGAGGGAGGGGGCTCACCGACGGCGAGATCGTCAGCCTCTGCTCCGAATTCCTGAGCGCCGGGACAGACACCACGGCCACGGCGCTGCAGTGGATACTCGCGAACCTGGTCAAGAACCCGGCCATGCAGGACAGGCTAAGGGAGGAggtctccgccgccgtcgacgGCGAGCTGCGGGAGGAGGACCTGCAGGGGATGCCGTACCTCAAGGCCGTGGTGCTGGAGGGGCTGAGGCGGCACCCGCCGGGGCACTACGTGCTGCCGCACGCCGCGGCGGAGGAGACGACGCTGGACGGGTACCGCGTCCCGGCGGGCACGCCGGTAAACTTCGCGGTGGGCGACATCGGGCTGGACGAGGAGATCTGGACGGCGCCGTCGGAGTTCCGGCCGGAGCGGTTCCTGCCGGGCGGCGAGGGGGAGGACGTGGACCTCACCGGCAGCAAGGAGATCAAGATGATGCCGTTCGGCGCCGGCAGGAGGGTCTGCCCCGCCATGGCGCTGGCGCTGCTGCACCTCGAGTACTTCATGGCCAACCTGGTCAGGGAGTTCGAGTGGCGcgaggaggccggcgaggaggtggaCCTCACCGAGAAGCTCGAGTTCACGGTTGTCATGAGGCGGCCGCTCAAGGCGAGGGCTGTGCCGCTGAGGCAAGGAAGGCCCATCGCCGCCACGTGCTCAGGTTGA